A single Stutzerimonas stutzeri DNA region contains:
- a CDS encoding MFS transporter — translation MKSKPGLRQILSSLWERNWYHGWNIVAAATLLTLLTVGMRLGIGPFFLPMAEDLGFSRSLLATIVGIGMLFYGLAMPLAGYLVGRIGTRRVLLLGTAIVVGATAWTVVARTPFTFLLSFGVLLSIGLAFTSPVALTPVISRWFTRQRGMALFFLSTGSMAGMAVVTPLLTLSIESYNWQTSLVSFAVAFVLITVPAALFIIRDEVPQNSDLLPAKAGSPASANDAAASGLTLNAAMHTSPFWKIVFGLFACGYSMNLLGTHGVPMLMDHGFDAMTSSYGIGLIGLVAIAGTLVLGRLSDRVPRRNILAAIYFIRGLGFFALLLVGTHWELYIAATIGGIVWAGSIATSSAILADVYGVRLVGVMYGTAYLGHQVGAMISSWLGGWGYEHFGTHWVAFGSSGVLLMFAAVVSLKLPLPGFRLAQPLAVARA, via the coding sequence ATGAAATCAAAGCCAGGATTGCGACAGATTTTGTCATCACTCTGGGAACGTAACTGGTATCACGGATGGAACATCGTTGCGGCCGCCACGCTCCTCACCTTGCTGACCGTTGGGATGCGCCTCGGCATCGGCCCGTTCTTTTTGCCGATGGCGGAAGACCTGGGGTTTAGCCGCAGTCTTCTCGCGACCATCGTCGGGATTGGCATGCTGTTCTATGGACTTGCGATGCCTCTGGCTGGCTATCTCGTTGGGCGCATTGGAACGCGCCGCGTACTGTTACTTGGCACAGCAATCGTCGTAGGCGCAACGGCCTGGACGGTTGTTGCGCGCACCCCATTCACCTTTCTCCTTTCGTTCGGTGTGCTGTTGTCCATTGGTCTTGCGTTCACCAGCCCCGTAGCCCTTACACCTGTTATTAGTCGCTGGTTTACTCGGCAGCGTGGTATGGCTTTGTTCTTCCTGTCCACTGGATCGATGGCAGGCATGGCGGTCGTTACACCATTGCTGACACTGTCAATCGAGTCATATAACTGGCAAACCAGTCTCGTCTCCTTTGCTGTTGCATTCGTGTTGATAACCGTACCGGCGGCGTTATTCATCATTCGCGATGAAGTGCCACAGAACTCGGATCTGCTACCGGCCAAAGCGGGTTCCCCGGCCTCCGCCAATGACGCTGCGGCGAGTGGACTTACATTGAATGCCGCCATGCATACGTCTCCGTTCTGGAAGATTGTGTTCGGCCTGTTCGCGTGCGGATACAGCATGAATCTATTGGGTACACATGGCGTGCCCATGCTGATGGATCACGGCTTCGATGCCATGACCAGCTCCTACGGCATCGGCCTGATCGGCCTAGTGGCGATTGCCGGGACTTTGGTGCTTGGCCGATTGTCCGATCGAGTGCCGCGTAGAAATATTCTGGCCGCCATCTACTTCATTCGGGGGTTGGGTTTCTTCGCGCTTCTGCTGGTCGGTACTCACTGGGAGCTGTACATCGCAGCCACCATTGGTGGGATAGTCTGGGCGGGCAGTATTGCAACCTCGTCGGCCATCCTTGCGGATGTATATGGCGTGCGGCTGGTTGGGGTTATGTATGGAACCGCTTACCTGGGCCATCAGGTGGGAGCGATGATCAGCTCATGGCTTGGCGGGTGGGGGTATGAGCACTTCGGTACGCACTGGGTCGCTTTTGGCAGTTCCGGCGTGCTGCTCATGTTCGCTGCAGTGGTCTCGCTTAAGCTGCCATTACCAGGTTTCAGGTTGGCGCAGCCATTGGCTGTAGCAAGAGCGTGA
- a CDS encoding acyl-CoA dehydrogenase family protein: MTDYNSMDDDSFRQTVRQWIAANYPDEIRNPPRRLGREETQGWYRALSRQGWLCPGWPVQYGGMGLSTGKQLIMIEEMEGYGCARLPDSGITMLGPLLIRYGTEAQRERFLPRILSGEDIWCQGYSEPNAGSDLASLRTEAVLRDGHWIINGQKTWTTMGTDANWIFLLARTERGAKPQQGISFILVPMDSPGIEVRPILNLELHGEFSEVFFNDVRVPQDHLVGEANKGWDMAKALLGFERIFLGSPKQSTFALERLARLAKALGLWGEPVFADRFTALRMDLECHKALYSRFAERLRRGETLGAEVSMLKIFQSELYQRISEVGLEIAGQDSGLLEPFRDDPELHPAGIFIQARPTTIYGGTNEIQRNILAKSLLGLAS; the protein is encoded by the coding sequence ATGACTGACTACAACTCGATGGATGACGACTCGTTTCGTCAGACCGTCCGCCAGTGGATTGCAGCAAATTATCCCGACGAGATTCGCAACCCGCCGCGCCGGCTCGGTCGAGAAGAGACCCAGGGCTGGTATCGCGCTTTGTCACGACAAGGGTGGCTGTGTCCTGGCTGGCCCGTGCAGTACGGCGGGATGGGGCTGAGCACCGGCAAGCAACTCATCATGATCGAAGAGATGGAAGGCTACGGTTGCGCTCGCCTGCCAGACAGCGGCATCACCATGCTGGGGCCGCTGCTCATTCGATACGGGACCGAGGCGCAGCGGGAGCGTTTCCTGCCGCGGATCCTCAGTGGTGAAGACATCTGGTGCCAGGGCTATAGCGAGCCCAATGCCGGCTCGGACCTGGCCAGCCTGCGTACCGAAGCGGTGCTGCGTGATGGTCACTGGATCATCAACGGCCAGAAAACCTGGACGACCATGGGCACGGACGCAAACTGGATCTTTCTGTTGGCGCGGACAGAGCGCGGCGCCAAGCCCCAGCAAGGCATCAGCTTCATTCTGGTTCCGATGGACAGCCCCGGCATTGAGGTTCGTCCAATCCTCAACCTGGAGCTGCACGGCGAGTTCAGCGAGGTCTTCTTCAACGACGTGCGTGTGCCGCAGGACCACCTCGTCGGGGAAGCCAACAAGGGCTGGGACATGGCCAAGGCCTTGCTGGGCTTCGAGCGCATCTTTCTCGGCTCTCCCAAGCAATCCACCTTTGCATTGGAGCGACTGGCGCGTCTGGCCAAGGCGTTGGGACTGTGGGGCGAGCCTGTATTTGCCGATCGGTTCACCGCTCTGCGCATGGATCTGGAATGCCACAAGGCGCTCTATTCACGCTTCGCAGAGCGACTGAGGCGCGGCGAGACGCTCGGCGCTGAGGTCTCGATGCTGAAGATATTCCAATCCGAGCTGTATCAACGCATCAGTGAGGTGGGGCTCGAAATTGCCGGCCAGGATTCGGGCCTGCTTGAACCTTTCCGGGACGACCCGGAGCTCCATCCGGCCGGGATCTTCATTCAAGCGCGCCCCACGACTATCTACGGCGGCACTAACGAGATTCAACGAAACATCTTGGCGAAGAGCCTGCTCGGCCTCGCGAGCTGA
- a CDS encoding acyl-CoA dehydrogenase family protein, which translates to MTRLDSAVPIPQANIPDSRGLNLYTVDPALGRLLAVYLTESEFEQWRPVMERLGARAGGELDELALSADQNPPVLQHRNRRGDDLQEVRKHPDYVALEQVAFAELGLAAMSHTKDAPSPLVKYALTYLFVQAEFGLCCPVSMTDSLTRTLRKFGDPELIARYLPALTARELSGLFQGAMFMTEREAGSDISAISTTARYEQGQWKLSGEKWFCSNPDADLAMVLARPKNAPEGMKGVSLFLLPRVQADGSPNAYRIVRLKDKLGTRSMASGEITLEGATAFLIGEIGRGFQQMADMVNMSRLSNGVRSAGLMRRALTESVFIARSRRAFGRRLVDMPLVQRQLIKMSLPTEQARSMFMQTATLLAKADAGDSRAQKCLRILTPLIKFRACRDARKVAGDAMELRGGLGYIEEWSDARILRDAHLGSIWEGTSNIVALDVVRASVRDEALMPLCEHLSSLLAECSSRLPKEGMNLASELLDRTIAAVEGVARADMSADIRRAATALYNLASAVFMMWEAVQCQDYRRLGLAYLVLIHKLLPTDPLASPDAARRQAVIAQIAAEAEITEDEANSLLPY; encoded by the coding sequence ATGACCAGACTAGATAGCGCTGTACCAATCCCTCAGGCGAACATTCCGGACAGCCGCGGGCTCAACCTTTACACAGTTGATCCCGCGCTGGGCCGGTTACTCGCCGTCTACCTTACGGAATCTGAGTTCGAACAATGGCGTCCGGTCATGGAGCGGTTGGGGGCTCGTGCAGGGGGGGAGCTTGACGAGCTTGCACTCTCAGCGGATCAAAACCCGCCGGTGCTGCAGCATCGCAACCGACGGGGGGATGACCTTCAGGAGGTCCGCAAACACCCGGACTATGTTGCATTGGAGCAGGTGGCGTTTGCTGAGCTAGGGCTAGCAGCGATGAGCCATACGAAGGATGCGCCCTCGCCGTTGGTCAAATACGCGTTAACTTATCTGTTCGTGCAAGCCGAGTTTGGTTTGTGCTGTCCCGTCAGCATGACCGACTCGCTGACCAGAACGTTGCGAAAGTTCGGTGATCCCGAGCTCATTGCGCGTTATCTACCGGCGCTGACCGCTAGGGAACTGAGCGGGCTATTTCAGGGAGCGATGTTCATGACCGAGCGTGAAGCCGGCTCGGACATATCGGCGATCTCGACAACCGCCAGGTACGAGCAGGGCCAATGGAAACTCTCTGGTGAAAAGTGGTTCTGCTCCAATCCGGACGCAGATCTCGCAATGGTATTGGCTCGGCCCAAGAATGCTCCCGAGGGCATGAAAGGCGTCAGCCTGTTCCTGCTTCCCCGGGTTCAGGCCGATGGTTCTCCGAATGCCTACCGGATCGTCCGCCTCAAAGACAAGTTGGGCACGCGCTCAATGGCCAGCGGTGAGATCACTCTGGAAGGGGCGACCGCTTTTCTGATTGGTGAAATTGGCCGCGGTTTCCAGCAGATGGCCGATATGGTCAATATGTCCCGATTGTCCAACGGGGTTCGTTCGGCCGGGTTGATGCGTCGCGCCCTGACTGAATCGGTATTCATCGCCCGTTCCCGTCGGGCATTCGGTAGGCGCCTTGTCGACATGCCACTCGTTCAGCGGCAATTGATCAAGATGAGCCTGCCGACCGAGCAAGCGCGCTCCATGTTCATGCAAACCGCGACCTTGCTGGCCAAGGCAGACGCCGGGGACTCGCGCGCCCAGAAATGCTTGCGGATACTGACACCTCTGATCAAGTTCAGGGCGTGCCGCGACGCCCGCAAGGTAGCAGGCGACGCCATGGAGCTCAGGGGAGGGCTCGGTTACATCGAAGAGTGGAGCGATGCCCGTATCCTGCGCGACGCCCACCTTGGCTCGATCTGGGAAGGTACCAGCAACATCGTCGCGCTCGACGTCGTTCGAGCCTCCGTTCGCGATGAAGCGCTGATGCCTCTCTGCGAGCACCTTTCCAGCCTGCTCGCAGAATGCTCTTCACGGCTGCCGAAAGAGGGGATGAACCTCGCGTCGGAGCTTCTCGATCGCACCATAGCCGCGGTCGAGGGTGTGGCTCGCGCTGATATGTCTGCCGATATCCGCCGCGCTGCAACCGCCTTGTACAACCTGGCTAGTGCAGTCTTCATGATGTGGGAGGCGGTTCAATGTCAGGACTACCGTCGCCTGGGGCTCGCCTATCTGGTCTTGATCCATAAGCTGCTTCCAACAGACCCGTTGGCTTCGCCCGATGCTGCGCGTCGCCAAGCCGTCATTGCGCAAATAGCGGCTGAGGCCGAGATTACAGAGGATGAGGCCAATTCGCTGTTGCCATACTGA
- a CDS encoding TAXI family TRAP transporter solute-binding subunit produces MFTTYPKYLLGSILALGSFVAAVGVQAQELPKSMTWGAYDVGSSGYAEASAIADAFSRKFDTRIRIQPSGSSIGRLQPLVHGRTDYAFLATEAFFASEAIYDFASRKWGPQNLCALAGRPASGGLVTAADADIHSVSELKGKRVAYVAGNPSINVKLDALLAFGGLSGADVEAISFPTYASAMSSLAEGKADATFTVTTPSQMYELAESPRGIRWLDIPPDDEAGWKKMGTVAPIFSPFAESVGAGLTKEHPVNMVAYRYPMVVVRCDLDDKDAYAFIKALDETYDLYRNATSVMPRWELSQSGVPPLDVPFHDGAIRYLNEKGVWSEDAQAWNDKRMARLEALKTAWKGAVQEGKDMSDEAFDTLWQAQRTEAINKLD; encoded by the coding sequence ATGTTCACCACGTACCCTAAATACCTCCTCGGCAGCATTCTGGCGCTCGGCAGCTTCGTAGCGGCCGTAGGCGTACAAGCACAGGAGCTGCCGAAATCCATGACATGGGGCGCCTACGATGTAGGTTCTTCAGGCTATGCCGAAGCCTCGGCCATTGCCGACGCGTTCAGCCGTAAATTCGACACGCGAATCCGCATCCAGCCGTCCGGGTCGTCGATCGGCCGATTGCAGCCGCTCGTGCACGGCCGCACCGACTATGCGTTTCTGGCAACCGAAGCCTTCTTTGCCTCTGAGGCTATCTACGACTTCGCGTCCCGCAAGTGGGGACCGCAAAACCTGTGCGCACTGGCGGGGCGACCTGCCTCCGGCGGCCTGGTAACTGCAGCCGATGCAGATATTCATTCGGTTTCGGAATTGAAGGGCAAGCGTGTGGCGTACGTTGCCGGGAATCCATCGATCAACGTAAAGCTTGATGCTTTGTTGGCCTTTGGCGGCCTGTCCGGAGCTGACGTCGAGGCGATTTCGTTTCCTACGTATGCCTCAGCCATGAGTTCACTGGCCGAAGGCAAGGCCGACGCCACCTTTACCGTAACCACGCCCAGTCAGATGTATGAGTTGGCGGAATCGCCCCGAGGGATTCGTTGGCTGGATATTCCGCCGGACGATGAAGCAGGGTGGAAGAAAATGGGAACGGTTGCGCCCATATTCTCCCCATTCGCCGAATCGGTAGGTGCCGGTCTAACCAAAGAGCACCCGGTCAACATGGTCGCGTATCGATACCCGATGGTGGTCGTTCGCTGCGACCTGGATGACAAGGATGCGTATGCCTTCATCAAGGCGCTGGACGAGACCTATGACCTGTACAGGAACGCCACTTCTGTAATGCCGCGGTGGGAGCTGAGCCAGTCCGGCGTGCCTCCGTTAGACGTTCCCTTTCACGACGGAGCCATCCGATACCTGAATGAAAAGGGCGTCTGGAGCGAAGACGCGCAGGCGTGGAACGACAAGCGCATGGCGCGCTTGGAAGCGCTTAAAACGGCTTGGAAAGGAGCCGTTCAAGAGGGCAAAGACATGTCCGACGAGGCGTTCGACACGCTTTGGCAGGCCCAGCGCACTGAGGCCATCAACAAGCTCGACTAA
- a CDS encoding NAD(P)H-dependent flavin oxidoreductase yields MAVLTTRFTETFGIEHPVMQGGMQWVARAELVAAVANAGALGTLSALTQPSPEALYKEIECCRQLTDRPFAVNLTVLPTVKPVPYAEYRAAIIEAGVTIVETAGSNPQEHIADFRSHGVKVIHKCTSVRHALKAQQLGADAVSIDGFECAGHPGEDDIPGLVLIPAAARRLSVPLVASGGFADGYGLVAALALGADAISMGTRFMCTEESPIHHRIKERLVEGDERSTDLILRTLRNTVRVARNTVSGDVRSREVEGASFDELAPLVSGLRGRMVYETGDPDHGVWSAGMVQGLIDDVPSCRALVTRLVEQADTVIRERLAGACMRTPAFAYE; encoded by the coding sequence ATGGCTGTGCTGACAACCCGCTTTACCGAAACCTTTGGCATTGAACACCCGGTCATGCAGGGCGGCATGCAGTGGGTAGCCCGCGCGGAGCTGGTAGCTGCGGTGGCCAACGCAGGAGCGCTGGGCACGCTCTCGGCGCTCACGCAGCCAAGTCCTGAGGCGCTCTACAAGGAGATCGAATGTTGCAGGCAGCTGACCGATCGGCCTTTCGCGGTCAACTTGACGGTGCTTCCGACGGTCAAGCCCGTGCCCTATGCCGAGTACCGAGCCGCGATCATCGAAGCAGGCGTAACAATTGTGGAGACCGCTGGAAGCAATCCTCAGGAACATATCGCTGACTTTCGTAGCCACGGCGTCAAGGTGATCCATAAGTGCACCTCGGTGCGGCATGCCTTGAAGGCGCAGCAGCTGGGCGCGGACGCGGTTTCAATCGATGGGTTCGAGTGCGCAGGGCATCCCGGTGAAGACGATATCCCGGGGCTTGTTCTGATTCCTGCCGCAGCCCGGCGCCTGTCCGTGCCATTGGTCGCGTCGGGCGGGTTCGCTGACGGGTACGGGCTGGTGGCTGCGCTTGCACTGGGCGCAGACGCTATCAGCATGGGTACACGGTTCATGTGTACAGAGGAAAGCCCTATCCATCACCGCATCAAAGAAAGGCTCGTTGAGGGCGATGAGCGAAGCACCGATCTGATCCTGCGAACTCTGCGCAATACGGTCCGTGTGGCGCGTAACACCGTCAGCGGAGATGTCCGCTCACGCGAGGTGGAGGGTGCTTCATTTGACGAGTTGGCACCTCTCGTTTCGGGCCTGCGTGGGCGCATGGTCTACGAGACGGGCGATCCGGACCATGGTGTCTGGTCGGCTGGGATGGTGCAGGGACTGATTGATGACGTACCGAGTTGCAGAGCACTGGTCACTCGACTCGTCGAGCAGGCCGACACGGTCATCCGCGAGCGACTTGCCGGGGCCTGCATGCGCACCCCGGCGTTCGCTTACGAGTGA
- a CDS encoding TRAP transporter permease, with protein sequence MASNLDADTANELHSGRLSGAALYLAIFLGGAGLLTTINQTFSLKLFGFQPMGNAYLYYLIGLFLAVAFLCYPARKADAQHVPWYDWVLVPVVLGVSLYLGYNGQTIIEQGWDYQAPLLATAVASVLLVIVLEALRRCAGTVVFFVALLFGSYPLFAGYMPGFLWGNEYSLAETVRAHVMGVESIIGIPMQVVANLVIGFIVFGATLTVTGGGEFFMNFATALMGRSRGGPAKVAVLSSGLMGSLSGSAISNILSTGPITIPTMKRVGYPAHYAASVEACASTGGTLMPPVMGAVAFIMASFLGVSYAEVMVAAVLPALLFYVVLVFQVDIYAARNGLKGLEASEIPSLWSTLTAGWPYLFSLVALIYMMLVMRIEAYAPYFASLVLIAVALFKRHGRLNAKGALTLLKELSTSVANLVAILAGIGLVVGGLSYSGVAGAFARELLLYADGNIALMLIAGAVTSFVLGMGMTVSAVYIFLSILLAPALVEAGLNPLASHLFILYWGMMSYITPPVALSAITAANLAGAGATKTSFYAMRMGAVLFVLPFLFVINPSLILQGAWPGIVQSALTAVLAMWLLASGFEGYLYRIGHLGIFARAIVLLAGGLFIYPEIYSDMFGLAIVITLYLGHTLSIRRERTRRKLA encoded by the coding sequence ATGGCTTCGAACCTAGATGCTGACACCGCGAACGAACTGCACAGTGGGCGGCTGTCAGGGGCTGCACTCTATCTGGCCATCTTTTTGGGTGGGGCGGGCCTGCTTACAACGATAAATCAGACCTTTTCGTTGAAGCTCTTTGGCTTCCAGCCTATGGGAAATGCCTACCTTTACTATCTGATTGGCCTGTTTCTGGCCGTCGCGTTTCTTTGCTATCCCGCTCGGAAGGCCGACGCTCAACACGTGCCTTGGTACGATTGGGTCCTTGTTCCGGTTGTGCTCGGAGTGTCGCTTTATTTGGGTTACAACGGCCAAACAATCATCGAGCAAGGCTGGGACTATCAGGCGCCGTTGTTAGCGACTGCGGTTGCTTCCGTTCTGTTGGTAATTGTCCTCGAGGCGCTCCGGCGATGCGCCGGCACCGTTGTCTTTTTCGTCGCGCTACTGTTCGGCAGCTACCCGCTGTTTGCTGGATACATGCCGGGTTTTCTGTGGGGTAACGAATACTCGCTGGCAGAAACCGTGCGCGCTCATGTCATGGGTGTCGAAAGCATCATTGGTATTCCGATGCAGGTGGTGGCGAATCTGGTCATCGGATTCATCGTTTTCGGAGCGACCCTAACGGTCACCGGCGGCGGTGAGTTCTTCATGAACTTTGCTACTGCGCTGATGGGCAGGAGCCGCGGGGGTCCAGCCAAGGTGGCTGTGCTGTCCAGTGGGCTGATGGGAAGCCTGTCCGGTAGCGCGATCTCGAACATCCTCTCCACGGGACCGATCACCATCCCGACCATGAAAAGGGTGGGCTATCCGGCGCACTACGCGGCTTCGGTGGAGGCTTGCGCGTCAACGGGTGGAACGCTGATGCCGCCGGTGATGGGCGCCGTCGCCTTCATCATGGCTTCATTCCTAGGCGTTTCGTATGCCGAGGTCATGGTGGCGGCGGTACTGCCCGCCTTGTTGTTCTACGTTGTGCTCGTATTTCAGGTCGATATTTACGCCGCACGTAACGGTTTGAAAGGCCTGGAAGCGAGCGAGATACCAAGCTTATGGAGCACGCTGACGGCAGGTTGGCCTTATCTATTTAGCCTCGTTGCGCTCATCTACATGATGCTGGTCATGCGCATCGAAGCCTATGCCCCTTATTTCGCGAGCTTGGTGTTGATCGCCGTTGCGCTGTTCAAAAGACATGGGCGACTCAATGCCAAAGGTGCGCTGACGCTGCTCAAGGAATTGAGCACGAGCGTCGCCAATCTCGTTGCGATCCTGGCCGGGATCGGGCTCGTCGTCGGTGGGTTGTCCTATTCGGGGGTGGCGGGAGCGTTCGCGCGTGAGCTCCTGCTGTACGCCGACGGCAACATCGCTTTGATGCTTATTGCCGGTGCCGTGACGAGCTTCGTGCTGGGAATGGGCATGACGGTGAGTGCGGTCTACATTTTCCTGTCGATCCTGCTGGCTCCCGCGCTGGTGGAGGCCGGGCTCAATCCGCTTGCGAGCCACCTGTTCATTCTCTATTGGGGAATGATGTCCTACATCACGCCACCGGTTGCGCTGTCTGCGATCACGGCTGCCAATCTGGCAGGCGCCGGCGCGACCAAGACGAGCTTTTATGCCATGCGCATGGGGGCCGTTCTCTTCGTTCTCCCATTTCTATTCGTCATCAACCCCTCCTTGATACTTCAGGGCGCCTGGCCAGGGATCGTTCAGTCCGCACTGACAGCTGTCCTGGCAATGTGGTTATTGGCCTCTGGGTTCGAGGGTTACCTTTACCGCATCGGTCACCTTGGCATCTTCGCGCGAGCAATCGTTCTGCTTGCGGGAGGGCTGTTCATCTACCCTGAGATCTACTCCGACATGTTCGGGCTGGCGATCGTAATAACCCTGTACCTGGGGCACACGTTGTCGATTCGGCGTGAGCGTACTCGCCGTAAGCTCGCTTAG
- a CDS encoding SDR family NAD(P)-dependent oxidoreductase has translation MTERLNEGKVAIVTGAGGGIGRELAVALAQSGAKVLINDIGVSLQGAGGSATPAEETLGLIQQGGGEGAINTDSVSEWDGAQRIVASALDAFGRLDIVINNAGILRDAIFHKMSADDWLSVINVHLNGSFFVSRAAAEHFRAQQSGAFVHMTSTSGLIGNFGQANYSAAKLGIVALSKSIALDMQRYNVRSNCIAPFAWSRMTDSIPAETPEQKARVEKLQRMTPEKNAPLAVYLASDAAREVNGQVFAARHNELFLMSQSRPLRSVHSDSGWTPEHIAGHGMPALRGSFMGLDRSPDVFAWDPI, from the coding sequence ATGACTGAACGACTGAACGAAGGCAAGGTGGCGATCGTAACGGGCGCCGGAGGCGGCATCGGTCGCGAGCTCGCCGTAGCACTCGCTCAAAGCGGGGCGAAGGTACTGATCAACGATATTGGCGTGTCTCTTCAGGGGGCGGGCGGGTCTGCCACACCGGCCGAGGAAACCCTCGGCTTGATCCAGCAGGGCGGTGGCGAGGGGGCGATCAACACCGATAGCGTTTCCGAGTGGGACGGGGCGCAGCGAATCGTGGCAAGCGCGCTCGATGCGTTCGGCCGGCTGGATATCGTCATCAACAACGCAGGCATTCTGCGCGACGCCATTTTCCACAAGATGAGTGCCGACGATTGGCTGTCGGTCATCAATGTGCATCTCAACGGCAGTTTCTTTGTGAGCCGGGCCGCAGCCGAGCATTTCCGCGCACAGCAAAGCGGCGCCTTCGTTCACATGACCAGCACCTCGGGGCTGATCGGCAACTTTGGTCAGGCCAACTACTCGGCGGCTAAGCTCGGCATCGTCGCTCTGTCCAAGTCGATCGCGCTCGACATGCAGCGATACAACGTCCGGTCAAACTGTATTGCTCCATTTGCCTGGAGTCGCATGACGGACTCCATTCCTGCCGAGACGCCAGAGCAGAAGGCCCGTGTGGAGAAGCTTCAGCGCATGACTCCCGAGAAAAACGCCCCATTGGCCGTTTACTTGGCGTCCGATGCGGCCCGCGAGGTAAATGGTCAGGTCTTTGCGGCCCGCCACAATGAGCTGTTCCTGATGAGCCAAAGCCGACCGTTGCGCAGTGTCCACAGCGATAGTGGATGGACACCGGAGCATATTGCCGGGCATGGCATGCCGGCTTTGCGCGGTAGCTTCATGGGGCTGGACCGGAGTCCGGACGTTTTTGCATGGGACCCGATCTGA
- a CDS encoding enoyl-CoA hydratase/isomerase family protein, whose protein sequence is MSDLLLQSTNGTVRTLCLNNPARRNAMSLPMRVALLAALEDADRDAAVRSVVIAGSAEVFCAGGDLSGMNVGNLSEGRARMQQNARLVRQMTHMGKPLIAAIEGWAVGAGLSLALACDSLVCSRTARFAASFGKVGLLPDLGLLHSLPARIGVGRAKQLLMFGDVVDASEAYRIGLVDVVCDEGKALDIALERAANVEHQAPLPLAMTKTLLGDGMDLLLEREGELQSQLFLSADHAEGKAAFLAKRAPTFRGQ, encoded by the coding sequence ATGAGCGATCTCCTGCTTCAGAGCACCAACGGAACCGTGCGCACGCTGTGCCTGAACAACCCGGCGCGGCGCAATGCCATGTCGCTGCCGATGCGCGTTGCGCTGCTTGCCGCTTTGGAAGATGCCGACCGCGATGCTGCGGTTCGTAGCGTGGTGATCGCCGGGTCGGCTGAAGTCTTCTGCGCGGGGGGCGACCTCAGCGGTATGAATGTCGGCAACCTGTCGGAAGGGCGAGCGCGAATGCAGCAAAATGCACGCCTGGTGCGGCAGATGACGCACATGGGCAAGCCCTTGATAGCCGCTATCGAAGGCTGGGCTGTTGGCGCGGGACTCTCGCTTGCTCTGGCGTGCGACAGCCTGGTCTGCAGTCGCACAGCACGCTTTGCAGCTTCGTTCGGGAAGGTGGGGCTGCTTCCCGATCTCGGGTTGCTGCACAGCCTGCCTGCCCGCATTGGCGTTGGTCGGGCCAAGCAGCTGCTGATGTTTGGCGACGTCGTCGATGCATCGGAAGCCTATCGGATAGGCCTGGTGGATGTGGTGTGTGACGAGGGCAAGGCCCTCGACATAGCGCTCGAACGAGCAGCCAACGTTGAACACCAGGCACCCCTGCCGTTAGCCATGACCAAAACACTGCTCGGGGATGGGATGGACCTTCTTTTGGAGCGTGAAGGCGAGCTTCAAAGCCAGCTCTTTCTGAGTGCGGACCATGCCGAAGGCAAGGCCGCGTTTCTGGCCAAGCGCGCGCCCACTTTTAGAGGACAGTGA